One genomic window of Gallaecimonas sp. GXIMD4217 includes the following:
- a CDS encoding putative Ig domain-containing protein, with protein sequence MIRSTGKPVVETFQFSLPPLVEPREFHIYNGGRNGEYCRISSAEAFLNGQQILFPKDLNQQVAVVSVPVQLLEANELSIELRSKPGCGVTFQIEGELINLPPEIISEPELVTPEGVTYRYQVEVTDPNEDDRHAFSLDLAPPGMVIGADDGLVEWLPPADYVQSVPQFNRQCYVVATGLARAHEEDDDPLAYIAPLFQRVKTAIVGGGDYTAREAVAWHQRHQCLGCHIQTQSLLGLETSRGKVDIDEESAQYLLEELLSSQQDDGSIRRSHPHYSKNQTALALWSLSSVPEFEQTLDVRAKAIEFFLARQQSENNGSVYWTDDHKSGWLRSHTSISAMVAYGITHYLSDLDKLEPTPEQQELATRLKAQLPKMASYFLGHAYQDENETLHSSFRLIGLAELYPWLDEGSELAIEVAAAMAHLEQLLRSRQLEDGGWNRYGNGNAGDPLTSAWVGIALNYRHPELSDRAVSRNIEFLLNTQQSNGTWRTNSGLFQTRLSTTSLVMAYLPIALEHLGNPDLRVGHVFLREGEDGVAELEAHLQNRGLADITSDFVVRFYKGGIDGEALGEQLVSGLPSKGQVIVTLPVDTAFLDDDVHVVVESATELDECQIGNNQSVAALVKVRATDLGGLFDTQSFLVNVDDVNSAPRIVNQPPSVLEGGQPIAHQVVAEDDDRGDALHYELIEAPAGLFIDPRTGRLSSDPRLLQPGVHEVLVRVTDLRGASDEQAFTLTVNENLPPQIVSAAVQRGQESLYRYQLEARDPNPGDILRFGVDLAPGAMVVDAAGGELSWVAEDKWLDPLTSENHYCYAPELDLDTSLTPKLKWARNTDGMPLAQYNQVMHAPVVVPLYDTNGNGHIDDGDERAIVYHTFLGRHYQGDGVLRAISAKDGRHLWTVTETAYRTIPAGSIAAGDIDNDGFVEIIAPRNGGGMVAFEHDGTFKWFSSNRTNLNWGGPSLYDLDGDGDVEIIAGNQIFDHQGQLIWAGSGSSGSGGAGPLSFAADLDLDGQLEVIAGAAVYRNDGTKLFDKGEGFAAIGNFDDDQQAEVVVVLEGYMSLYNHDGSRLWRVAIPGGGGGAPTVADLTGDGRADIGVAGKYYYVTFDRTGRVIWQKQSRDYSSRKTGSSVFDFNADGRAEIVYADEVKLRIFDGPTGEVLYQVANTSDTTYELPVIVDADNDGHAEIVVIANNYARSGYAGIRVFEEPNDRWAPTRGIWNQHAYHIDNVNDDGSIPRTLANSWLSHNTFRLNTFAERNALALPDLVVHDIQWDQAGQRLSVAVSNRGLAPTLDEAQVKLTHEHYWTGDSELGSLTVPALGAGETVRLAMTLANADILVEAVRAELAADGIRECQLDNNQTRAAVVQANVFDQGGLSDHQSFLVSLANENDAPRIASGNTWTLAARQPGSLQIQVADPDKGDAFLYGLEEAPDWVTIDRISGALSASPVEPGIYQAKVKVTDLGGLSAEQHLLITVTEGANQAPRFSSEPALLAPLGEDYLYLAKAEDPEGDEVAYALDKSPAGMFIDGVSGEIRWRPSEAQKGLHEVVVKALDPHGAASLQSFTLEVTDPRGENHAPQITSEPQGIILAGVEFRYQVVAEDPDGDILSYRLERGAAGMALGDDGLFRWLPSTAQVGKTFVVDILVDDGRGGLAKQTLTLPVSEGANAAPKITSEPETLAWVGQAYGYQLLARDPDGDALRFQLEQGPNGLAMSEQGLVSWTPSARQAGQIFEVVLKVVDARGAAAIQRFGIAVNQAAGDNQAPQILSAAPSPALVGEEYRYQLVATDRDGDELSYSLVRGPQGAQFSAGGLLSWTAGAEQLGEHDITLQVSDGQALVSQSFVLTVIDGTGANRLPSIHSQPGLEAVAEHQYRYQLSATDPDGDALSYGLAKAPQGMDIDPNGLISWTPSLAQAGNHEVQVFVSDGQGRAQQSYSVYVADQPQALDVQISISETFADEGEAIHITVSTSGGIGDISKRLTLDGADIALDPYGQATVIAEGIGRHDLIASASDELESVDEVIYFTVRDDSDSTPPQVALLSPEEHSSHWTPTEVTGRVQDDNLVEYNLYLSPKGKNAWQVLASGSEPVQGLLGQVDTSQLINGQYDLVLQATDLNGATAADSLTLFVEGDLKVGNFTITLEDLNIPVVGIPVRVTRTYDSRRRAEQLDFGYGWSIGYQDVKVEESRAPGKWWSINEYRRGIFNHIVDYCVEPNGDPIVTVTLPDGDVERFKAKAYPTCNTYLPIIEVDLQFEAMGDTQSELEMLGNSHTRLVNGNLVETTYFSEPLDPDQYKLTTKAGYVYYLDQDFGIDKVVDPNGNTLTYSNDGIVHSSGKAIRFHRNSDGRITSISDPNGNVLEYGYDDKGDLVASSDATDATTSYEYNRNHGLVTIRDPLNRPIVRNIYEDGRLVAQEDNEGNRTEFNHDLEGRQSVVTDRNQNVTLYYYNDRGDIVSKQDAEGHVWSYSYDDRGNQLSQTDPLGNVTEATFDERNNQLTQTDALGNTTTYTYNSRGQELTIEDALGNRYINSYDSVGNLLTVKDPNGNLAGNNINAKGLVSSTVDMAGNTTSYTYDEDGNKLTEMDAEGNVSRFSYDENGNLLSETRTRTHQGVPVEETTRYVYDANNRLIETRYPDGTRTRSEYDEAGNEVATIDALERRTEMVYDPYGRVLETRYPDGTRATRTYDPEGNLKTETDRLERTTSYTYDKLNRLVRTDFPGDSFTTVTYDEAGRVVAETDANQNTTRYEYDEAGRRTAVIDARNRRHSFAYDANGNLVSETDARGNTTSYVYNKLGQKVETIYHDGSVTKQEFDKVQRRVAGIDQAQRRTEYGYDKLGRLVEVRQFIDGSTLTTSYGYDEAGNKLTQTDAEGRTTSWSYDSQGRVLSRTLPLGQSEYFEYDELGNVVVHTDFNGQQSHYRYDSNNNVVRIQYQDGEVETMSYDALGNRLSAGNGQGTTYYRYDNRNRLVEERQPGGAVLRYRYDDNGNRTELVLEQGDISSTTHYEFDELNRLVKVVAPDEGVSEYGYDEVGNRTSLRQANGQLTRYQYDDLNRLVRQVSEDGQGNVLADYRYALHATGRRSGVQELHNGRSVAYGYDDLYRLTGETVTDPQAGNYQAEYRYDKVGNRVYSIVDGVHTSYSYDDNDRLTQQGGVSYSYDDNGNTLTETLDADVTRYGYNAKNKLVSVERLQGGTGSHIDYGYNPDGIRTSQTVDGVATRFVVDSNRDYAQVLAEVSNGTTEVSYTYGDDLLAQQRSGATSYYLYDGHGSTRALADEGSAVTDSYHYDAFGNLLASTGDTDNSYRFAGEQYDAGLEQYYLRARYYDQASGRFTQQDTWMGNNHDPITLHKYLYGNADPVNHTDPSGMFGLVEFGVVNNIRSELASQQVNVGLSVLDMGFGGDGGVATPNPMMLGVAAMGGAASFKLLRLLSKKFRKVCGANSFTGDTLVSTEFGLVPIEDIKIGDKVWAFDEETGEKSLEEIIHIIVGEGEKNLVELNFSNGEKVVSTAGHPFFVTNQENAWVDAQYLTKISMLYGFDGDTKELKSTRQFEQLEKVYNLTVDRKHTYFVGINQVLSHNIQKVCSINGLVFGEKKPRFIKNPKHTKGGGGSNGNLPKGLEPDDSEYALANLSVKSEKTGHWYAKSSDGKSIYRYFTDHNGNAHWSGGTGDLNSPLDFNEIPAAVKRAFGFKPNGKKQ encoded by the coding sequence GTGATCCGGAGCACCGGAAAACCCGTCGTCGAGACCTTCCAGTTTTCGCTACCTCCCCTGGTCGAGCCCAGGGAGTTCCATATCTATAACGGCGGCCGCAATGGCGAGTACTGCCGTATCTCCAGCGCCGAAGCCTTCCTCAACGGCCAGCAGATCCTCTTCCCCAAAGATCTCAATCAACAGGTTGCCGTTGTCTCCGTTCCCGTCCAACTGCTTGAAGCCAACGAACTCAGTATTGAACTGCGCAGTAAACCTGGCTGCGGTGTCACCTTCCAGATTGAAGGCGAACTGATCAATCTGCCGCCGGAAATCATTTCCGAGCCCGAGTTGGTGACCCCCGAGGGCGTTACCTATCGATATCAGGTGGAAGTGACCGATCCCAACGAGGACGATCGCCATGCTTTCAGCCTGGATCTTGCGCCTCCCGGCATGGTCATCGGCGCCGATGATGGCCTGGTGGAGTGGTTGCCGCCCGCCGACTACGTCCAGTCGGTGCCACAGTTCAATCGCCAGTGTTATGTCGTCGCTACCGGTCTGGCTCGCGCCCATGAAGAGGACGACGACCCCCTTGCTTACATTGCCCCGCTGTTCCAGCGGGTGAAAACCGCCATTGTCGGTGGCGGCGACTACACGGCTAGGGAAGCCGTTGCCTGGCATCAGCGCCACCAATGCCTGGGCTGCCATATCCAGACCCAGAGCCTGCTTGGCTTGGAAACCTCCAGAGGCAAGGTGGACATCGACGAGGAAAGTGCGCAGTACCTCCTCGAGGAGCTCCTTTCCAGCCAGCAGGATGACGGCAGTATCCGCCGCAGCCACCCTCATTATTCCAAGAACCAGACCGCCCTGGCCCTGTGGTCCTTGAGTTCGGTGCCGGAGTTCGAGCAGACTCTGGACGTACGCGCCAAGGCCATCGAGTTCTTCCTGGCCAGGCAACAGAGTGAAAATAACGGCAGCGTCTATTGGACGGACGATCACAAGTCGGGCTGGCTCAGGTCCCACACCTCCATCAGCGCCATGGTCGCCTATGGCATCACCCACTACCTGAGCGATCTTGACAAGCTGGAGCCAACGCCAGAGCAACAGGAGTTGGCGACAAGGCTCAAGGCGCAGCTGCCGAAAATGGCCAGCTACTTCCTGGGTCATGCCTACCAGGACGAAAACGAGACGCTGCACTCCAGCTTCCGCCTTATCGGTCTGGCGGAGCTGTACCCCTGGCTGGATGAAGGCAGTGAGTTGGCCATCGAGGTTGCCGCCGCCATGGCGCACCTGGAGCAACTGCTGCGCTCCCGCCAGCTCGAAGACGGTGGCTGGAACCGTTACGGCAATGGCAATGCCGGCGATCCCCTGACCTCGGCCTGGGTCGGCATCGCCCTCAACTATCGCCACCCCGAGCTGTCCGACCGGGCCGTCAGCAGGAACATCGAGTTCCTGCTCAACACCCAGCAGTCCAACGGCACCTGGCGCACCAACTCCGGCCTGTTCCAGACTCGCCTGAGTACCACCAGCCTGGTCATGGCCTACCTGCCCATTGCCCTGGAGCATTTGGGCAACCCGGATCTCAGGGTGGGCCACGTTTTCCTGAGGGAAGGTGAAGACGGCGTCGCCGAGCTGGAGGCGCACCTGCAGAACCGTGGTCTGGCCGACATCACTTCGGATTTCGTGGTCCGCTTCTACAAGGGTGGGATCGATGGTGAGGCGCTGGGCGAGCAGCTTGTTTCCGGCCTGCCCAGCAAAGGCCAAGTCATAGTGACGTTGCCGGTCGATACCGCTTTCCTGGACGACGACGTCCATGTGGTCGTCGAATCCGCCACCGAGCTGGATGAATGCCAGATCGGCAACAACCAGTCCGTTGCCGCCCTGGTGAAGGTCAGGGCCACCGATCTCGGCGGTCTCTTCGATACCCAGAGCTTCCTGGTCAACGTCGACGACGTCAATTCCGCCCCCCGTATCGTCAACCAGCCCCCGTCTGTGCTGGAAGGTGGCCAGCCCATAGCCCATCAGGTGGTCGCCGAAGACGACGACAGGGGCGATGCCCTGCACTACGAGCTGATCGAGGCCCCGGCCGGCCTGTTCATCGATCCCCGCACCGGCCGTCTGTCATCCGACCCCAGGCTGCTGCAGCCCGGCGTCCATGAGGTACTGGTCAGGGTCACCGACCTGCGTGGCGCCAGCGACGAGCAGGCGTTCACCCTGACCGTCAACGAAAACCTGCCGCCGCAGATCGTCTCCGCTGCCGTGCAGCGGGGCCAGGAATCCCTGTACCGCTACCAGCTCGAGGCCAGGGATCCCAACCCGGGCGATATCCTGCGCTTTGGGGTGGATCTGGCGCCCGGCGCCATGGTGGTGGACGCGGCCGGTGGCGAGCTGAGCTGGGTTGCCGAAGACAAGTGGCTGGATCCGCTGACCTCAGAAAACCATTACTGCTATGCCCCCGAGCTGGATCTGGATACCAGCCTGACCCCCAAGCTGAAGTGGGCCCGCAACACCGACGGCATGCCGCTGGCTCAATACAACCAGGTCATGCATGCCCCTGTGGTGGTGCCGCTGTACGACACCAACGGCAACGGCCATATCGATGACGGTGACGAGAGAGCCATCGTCTATCACACCTTCCTTGGTCGTCACTACCAGGGCGATGGTGTCCTCAGGGCCATCAGTGCCAAGGACGGCCGCCATCTTTGGACTGTTACCGAGACTGCCTACCGGACTATCCCCGCGGGCTCAATAGCGGCAGGCGATATCGACAACGACGGTTTCGTGGAGATCATCGCCCCCAGAAATGGTGGCGGCATGGTCGCCTTCGAACACGACGGCACCTTCAAGTGGTTCAGCAGCAACAGGACCAACCTGAACTGGGGCGGCCCATCCCTCTATGATTTGGATGGCGACGGCGATGTGGAGATCATCGCCGGCAACCAGATCTTCGATCACCAGGGGCAACTGATCTGGGCGGGCTCCGGCAGCAGCGGTAGCGGCGGTGCCGGTCCGCTCAGCTTTGCCGCCGACCTGGACCTGGATGGCCAACTGGAAGTGATCGCCGGCGCCGCCGTCTATCGCAATGACGGCACCAAGCTGTTCGACAAGGGCGAGGGCTTTGCCGCGATCGGCAATTTCGACGACGACCAGCAAGCGGAAGTGGTGGTGGTACTGGAAGGCTACATGAGCCTGTATAACCACGACGGCTCCCGGCTCTGGCGCGTCGCCATTCCGGGCGGCGGCGGTGGCGCCCCTACTGTGGCGGACCTCACCGGCGACGGCCGTGCCGATATCGGCGTGGCCGGCAAGTACTACTATGTGACGTTTGACCGCACTGGACGGGTGATCTGGCAAAAGCAGAGCCGGGACTATTCCTCTCGCAAGACAGGCTCTTCCGTTTTCGACTTCAATGCCGACGGCCGCGCCGAGATCGTCTATGCCGACGAAGTCAAGCTGCGCATCTTCGACGGTCCCACCGGTGAAGTGCTCTACCAGGTGGCCAATACCTCCGATACCACCTACGAGCTGCCGGTGATCGTCGACGCCGACAACGATGGGCATGCCGAAATCGTCGTCATTGCCAACAACTATGCGCGTTCTGGCTACGCCGGTATCCGGGTATTCGAAGAGCCCAATGACCGCTGGGCGCCGACCCGGGGCATCTGGAACCAGCACGCTTATCATATCGACAACGTCAACGACGACGGCAGCATCCCCAGGACGCTGGCCAACAGCTGGTTGAGCCACAACACCTTCAGGCTCAATACCTTTGCCGAGCGCAATGCCCTGGCCTTGCCCGACCTGGTGGTGCACGACATCCAGTGGGACCAGGCCGGCCAGCGGCTTTCCGTTGCCGTCAGCAACCGCGGCCTGGCGCCGACCCTGGACGAGGCCCAGGTAAAGCTGACCCACGAGCATTACTGGACCGGTGACAGCGAGCTGGGCTCCCTGACCGTTCCCGCCCTGGGGGCCGGTGAAACGGTACGCCTGGCCATGACGCTGGCCAACGCAGACATCCTGGTCGAAGCCGTGCGTGCCGAACTGGCGGCGGACGGCATTCGAGAGTGCCAGCTGGACAACAACCAGACCCGCGCTGCCGTGGTCCAGGCCAACGTCTTCGACCAGGGGGGCCTGTCCGATCACCAGAGCTTCCTGGTGTCCCTGGCCAACGAGAACGATGCCCCGCGCATTGCCAGCGGCAATACCTGGACCCTGGCCGCGCGTCAGCCGGGTAGCCTGCAGATCCAGGTGGCGGACCCCGACAAGGGCGATGCCTTCCTCTATGGGCTGGAGGAAGCGCCGGACTGGGTCACCATCGACCGCATCAGCGGCGCCCTCAGTGCCTCGCCGGTCGAGCCGGGTATCTACCAGGCCAAGGTCAAGGTCACCGATCTGGGCGGGCTCAGCGCCGAGCAGCACCTGCTGATCACCGTCACCGAAGGGGCCAACCAGGCGCCCAGGTTCAGCTCGGAGCCGGCCCTGCTGGCCCCCCTGGGCGAGGACTATCTGTATCTGGCCAAGGCCGAGGATCCGGAGGGTGATGAGGTGGCCTATGCCCTGGATAAGTCACCGGCCGGCATGTTCATCGACGGCGTCAGTGGCGAGATCCGCTGGCGTCCCAGCGAGGCCCAGAAAGGCCTACACGAGGTGGTGGTCAAGGCCCTGGACCCCCATGGTGCCGCCAGCCTGCAGAGCTTTACCCTGGAGGTGACCGATCCCCGGGGTGAAAACCATGCGCCGCAGATCACCAGCGAACCTCAGGGTATCATCCTGGCCGGCGTGGAATTCCGCTACCAGGTGGTGGCCGAGGATCCGGACGGCGACATCCTGTCCTACCGCCTGGAGCGTGGTGCCGCCGGCATGGCCCTGGGCGATGACGGCCTCTTCCGCTGGCTGCCCAGCACCGCCCAGGTGGGTAAGACCTTCGTGGTCGACATCCTGGTGGACGATGGCCGGGGCGGCCTGGCCAAGCAGACCCTGACCCTGCCGGTTTCCGAGGGCGCCAACGCCGCACCCAAGATCACCAGCGAGCCGGAAACCCTGGCCTGGGTAGGCCAGGCCTATGGCTATCAGCTGCTGGCCAGGGATCCCGATGGCGATGCGCTGCGCTTCCAGCTGGAGCAGGGCCCCAACGGCCTGGCCATGAGCGAGCAGGGCCTGGTCAGCTGGACGCCGTCGGCGCGCCAGGCCGGCCAGATCTTCGAAGTGGTGCTCAAGGTCGTCGACGCCCGTGGCGCCGCCGCGATCCAGCGCTTTGGCATTGCCGTGAACCAGGCGGCAGGCGACAACCAGGCGCCGCAGATCCTCTCCGCCGCGCCCTCCCCGGCCCTGGTCGGTGAAGAATACCGCTACCAGCTGGTGGCCACCGACAGGGACGGCGACGAGCTGAGCTACAGCCTGGTCCGGGGGCCACAAGGCGCCCAGTTCAGCGCCGGTGGCCTGCTGAGCTGGACGGCCGGCGCCGAACAGCTGGGCGAGCACGACATTACCCTGCAGGTCAGTGACGGCCAGGCCCTGGTCAGCCAGAGCTTTGTGCTGACCGTCATCGACGGTACCGGCGCCAACCGCCTGCCGTCCATCCACAGTCAGCCGGGCCTGGAGGCGGTCGCCGAGCATCAGTACCGCTACCAGCTCAGCGCCACAGACCCCGATGGCGACGCCCTCAGCTACGGCCTGGCCAAGGCGCCCCAAGGCATGGATATCGATCCCAATGGCCTGATCAGCTGGACACCAAGCCTGGCCCAGGCCGGCAACCACGAGGTGCAGGTCTTCGTCAGCGACGGCCAGGGCCGTGCCCAGCAGAGCTATTCCGTCTATGTAGCGGACCAGCCCCAGGCACTGGACGTCCAGATCAGCATCAGCGAGACCTTTGCCGACGAGGGCGAGGCCATCCACATCACCGTCAGCACCAGCGGCGGTATCGGCGACATCAGCAAGCGCCTGACCCTGGACGGCGCCGACATTGCCCTGGATCCCTACGGCCAGGCCACCGTCATCGCCGAAGGCATCGGCCGCCACGACCTGATCGCCAGCGCCAGCGACGAGCTGGAGTCGGTCGACGAGGTCATCTACTTCACGGTCCGTGACGACAGCGACAGCACCCCGCCCCAGGTGGCCCTGCTGTCGCCCGAGGAGCACAGCAGCCACTGGACGCCCACCGAGGTCACCGGCCGCGTCCAGGACGACAACCTGGTCGAGTACAACCTTTACCTGTCGCCCAAGGGCAAGAACGCCTGGCAGGTGCTGGCCTCCGGCAGCGAGCCGGTGCAAGGCCTGCTGGGCCAGGTGGATACCAGCCAGCTCATCAACGGCCAATACGATCTGGTGCTGCAGGCCACCGACCTCAACGGCGCCACCGCCGCCGACAGCCTGACCCTGTTCGTGGAAGGCGATCTCAAGGTCGGCAACTTCACCATCACCCTGGAAGATCTCAACATTCCCGTGGTGGGCATCCCGGTCCGGGTCACCCGTACCTACGACAGCCGCCGCCGCGCCGAGCAGCTGGATTTCGGCTACGGCTGGAGCATCGGCTACCAGGACGTCAAGGTGGAGGAAAGCCGGGCCCCGGGCAAGTGGTGGTCCATCAACGAGTATCGCCGCGGTATCTTCAACCACATCGTCGATTACTGTGTCGAGCCCAATGGCGATCCCATCGTCACCGTAACCCTGCCGGACGGCGACGTGGAGCGCTTCAAGGCCAAGGCCTACCCGACCTGCAACACCTACCTGCCCATCATCGAGGTGGACCTGCAGTTCGAGGCCATGGGCGACACCCAGTCCGAGCTGGAGATGCTGGGCAACAGCCATACCCGCCTGGTCAACGGCAACCTGGTGGAGACCACTTATTTCTCCGAGCCGCTGGATCCGGATCAGTACAAGCTCACCACCAAGGCCGGTTACGTCTACTACCTGGATCAGGACTTCGGCATCGACAAGGTGGTGGATCCCAACGGCAACACCCTGACCTACAGCAACGACGGCATTGTCCACTCCAGCGGCAAGGCCATCCGCTTCCACCGCAACAGCGACGGCCGCATCACCAGCATCAGCGACCCCAACGGCAACGTGCTGGAGTACGGCTATGACGACAAGGGCGATCTGGTGGCCAGCAGCGACGCCACGGACGCCACCACCAGCTACGAGTACAACCGCAATCACGGCCTGGTCACCATCAGGGATCCGCTGAACAGGCCCATCGTCCGCAACATCTACGAGGACGGCCGCCTGGTGGCCCAGGAGGACAACGAGGGCAACCGCACCGAGTTCAACCATGATCTGGAGGGCCGCCAGTCCGTGGTCACGGACCGCAACCAGAACGTGACCCTGTACTACTACAACGACCGCGGCGACATCGTCAGCAAGCAGGATGCCGAAGGCCACGTGTGGAGCTACAGCTACGACGACCGCGGCAACCAGCTCAGCCAGACCGATCCCCTGGGCAATGTCACCGAGGCCACCTTCGACGAGCGCAACAACCAGCTCACCCAGACCGATGCCCTGGGCAACACCACCACCTACACCTATAACAGTCGCGGCCAGGAGCTCACCATCGAAGATGCCCTGGGCAATCGCTACATCAACAGCTACGACAGCGTCGGCAACCTGCTGACCGTCAAGGATCCCAACGGCAACCTGGCCGGCAACAACATCAACGCCAAGGGGTTGGTGTCGTCCACGGTGGACATGGCGGGCAATACCACCAGCTACACCTATGACGAGGACGGCAACAAGCTGACCGAGATGGATGCCGAGGGCAACGTCAGCCGCTTCAGCTATGACGAAAACGGCAACCTGCTCAGCGAGACCCGCACCCGTACCCACCAGGGAGTGCCGGTCGAGGAGACCACCCGCTATGTCTATGACGCCAACAACAGGCTGATCGAAACCCGTTACCCGGACGGCACCCGCACCCGTTCCGAGTACGACGAGGCCGGCAACGAGGTGGCCACCATAGACGCCCTCGAGCGCCGCACCGAGATGGTCTACGACCCCTACGGCCGCGTGCTGGAAACCCGTTACCCGGACGGCACCAGGGCCACCAGGACCTATGATCCCGAGGGCAATCTCAAGACCGAGACGGATCGCCTGGAGCGCACCACCAGCTACACCTACGACAAGCTGAACCGCCTGGTGCGTACCGACTTCCCGGGCGACAGCTTCACCACCGTCACCTATGACGAGGCCGGGCGCGTGGTGGCAGAAACCGACGCCAACCAAAACACCACCCGCTACGAGTACGACGAGGCCGGTCGCCGCACCGCCGTCATCGATGCCCGGAACCGGCGCCACAGCTTCGCATACGACGCCAACGGCAACCTGGTCAGCGAGACCGACGCCAGGGGCAATACCACCAGCTACGTCTACAACAAGCTGGGCCAGAAGGTGGAGACCATCTACCACGACGGCTCTGTGACCAAGCAGGAGTTCGACAAGGTACAAAGGCGGGTGGCCGGCATCGACCAGGCCCAGCGCCGCACCGAGTACGGCTACGACAAGCTCGGCAGGCTGGTGGAGGTACGCCAGTTCATCGACGGCAGCACCCTCACCACCTCGTACGGCTACGACGAGGCCGGCAACAAGCTGACCCAGACCGACGCCGAGGGCCGTACCACCAGCTGGAGCTACGACAGCCAGGGCAGGGTACTGAGCCGCACCCTGCCCCTGGGCCAGAGCGAGTACTTCGAGTACGACGAGCTGGGTAACGTCGTCGTCCATACCGACTTCAACGGCCAACAGAGCCACTACCGCTACGACAGCAACAACAACGTCGTCCGCATTCAGTACCAGGACGGCGAAGTGGAAACCATGAGCTACGACGCCCTGGGCAACCGCCTCAGTGCCGGCAACGGCCAGGGCACCACCTACTACCGCTACGACAACCGCAACCGCCTGGTGGAGGAGCGCCAGCCCGGCGGCGCCGTGCTGCGCTACCGCTACGACGACAACGGCAACAGGACCGAACTGGTGCTGGAGCAGGGCGACATCAGCTCCACCACCCACTATGAGTTCGACGAGCTCAACCGCCTGGTCAAGGTGGTGGCGCCGGACGAGGGCGTCAGCGAATACGGCTACGACGAGGTGGGCAACCGCACCAGCCTGCGCCAGGCCAACGGCCAGCTCACCCGCTACCAGTACGACGATCTCAACCGCCTGGTCCGCCAGGTAAGCGAGGACGGCCAGGGCAACGTGCTGGCGGATTACCGTTACGCACTCCATGCCACCGGCCGCCGCAGCGGCGTGCAGGAGCTCCACAACGGCCGCAGCGTCGCCTACGGCTACGACGACCTCTATCGCCTGACCGGGGAAACCGTCACCGATCCCCAGGCAGGCAATTACCAGGCCGAGTACCGCTACGACAAGGTGGGCAACCGCGTCTACAGCATCGTCGACGGCGTGCATACCAGCTACAGCTACGACGACAACGACCGCCTGACCCAGCAGGGCGGGGTGAGCTACAGCTACGACGACAACGGCAACACCCTGACAGAGACCCTCGATGCCGACGTCACCCGCTACGGCTACAACGCCAAGAACAAGCTGGTCTCGGTCGAGCGGCTGCAGGGCGGCACCGGCAGCCACATCGACTACGGCTACAACCCGGACGGCATCCGCACCAGCCAGACGGTTGATGGCGTTGCCACCCGGTTCGTGGTGGACAGCAACCGGGACTACGCCCAGGTACTGGCGGAAGTGAGCAACGGCACCACCGAGGTCAGCTACACCTACGGCGACGACCTGCTGGCGCAACAGCGCTCAGGGGCGACCTCCTACTACCTCTACGACGGCCACGGCTCCACCCGCGCCCTGGCGGATGAGGGCAGTGCCGTCACCGACAGCTACCATTACGACGCCTTCGGCAACCTGCTGGCCAGCACCGGTGATACCGACAACAGCTACCGTTTCGCCGGCGAGCAGTACGATGCCGGTCTGGAGCAGTACTACCTGCGCGCCCGCTACTACGACCAGGCGTCAGGGCGCTTTACCCAGCAGGATACGTGGATGGGGAATAACCATGATCCCATTACCCTGCATAAGTACCTGTATGGGAATGCGGATCCGGTAAACCATACCGACCCATCCGGCATGTTCGGCCTGGTCGAATTCGGTGTCGTGAACAATATCCGTTCCGAGCTGGCGAGCCAGCAAGTGAATGTCGGCCTTAGCGTTCTGGATATGGGATTCGGAGGAGATGGCGGCGTCGCCACGCCCAACCCCATGATGCTGGGTGTGGCGGCCATGGGCGGTGCGGCCTCGTTCAAGCTGCTGCGCCTCCTGTCCAAGAAGTTCAGGAAGGTTTGTGGTGCCAACAGTTTCACCGGCGATACATTGGTGTCGACCGAGTTCGGGCTGGTGCCGATCGAGGACATCAAGATCGGCGATAAGGTCTGGGCCTTTGACGAGGAAACCGGCGAAAAGTCTTTGGAAGAAATTATTCACATCATAGTCGGTGAAGGAGAGAAGAATTTAGTGGAGCTTAACTTCTCTAATGGGGAGAAAGTTGTTTCAACTGCTGGTCATCCGTTTTTCGTAACTAATCAAGAAAATGCTTGGGTTGATGCGCAATATCTAACCAAGATTTCAATGCTTTATGGATTTGATGGTGACACAAAGGAGTTGAAGTCAACCAGACAGTTTGAGCAGCTTGAGAAGGTTTATAATTTAACCGTAGACAGAAAGCATACTTACTTTGTCGGGATAAATCAGGTTTTGAGTCACAATATTCAAAAGGTTTGCTCTATAAATGGCCTTGTTTTTGGTGAGAAAAAACCAAGGTTTATTAAAAATCCAAAGCACACAAAGGGAGGCGGAGGTTCCAATGGAAACTTGCCGAAAGGATTAGAACCTGACGATTCAGAGTACGCACTTGCTAATTTGAGTGTCAAGTCTGAAAAGACGGGGCACTGGTATGCTAAATCTTCAGACGGGAAGTCAATTTATAGATACTTTACTGACCACAATGGAAATGCTCATTGGAGCGGGGGCACGGGAGACTTAAATTCTCCGCTGGATTTTAATGAGATACCCGCAGCAGTAAAGAGAGCCTTTGGATTCAAACCTAACGGGAAGAAACAGTAA